The Syngnathus typhle isolate RoL2023-S1 ecotype Sweden linkage group LG6, RoL_Styp_1.0, whole genome shotgun sequence genome has a window encoding:
- the hepacama gene encoding hepatic and glial cell adhesion molecule a: protein MKAGRKTGHSLSTDVPALLTLLGLLLLLFTGEVSGVNVTSQTQVVRGIVGKEALLSVSYSSSSADKPVIKWQVKRDKVKPVTVVQSIGIDIIGNLRPEYRNRILVFENGSLLLHNLQLSDEGLYEVEISITDDTFTGEHYIELTVDVPVSKPYIQMVASSVLEYSEHFNLHCSHDNGTKPVYAWLKAGKVQANDSRLLLSHDQKVLTIARVLMSDDDIYTCMVENAVSSMKSTPVKLTVYRRSSLYIILSTGGIFLLITLVTVCACWKPSKKKHRPVPQRAPIYMEQGENGHDIDVVPKPTTLGRRSPMPLYVLNEDETLERLEESACNAYSQSELNFPASYVPVLPTHGHRTEPPIWTTPRRYSRSPSPLAQLLPQVSTGPPLSPARSPAHSPCSSPRSFSPIRKVRPPVGIPNIRLPVEAESPATSEETQQGSPQQ from the exons ATGAAGGCGGGGAGGAAGACAGGCCACAGTCTCTCTACTGACGTTCCTGCACTCCTCACCCTGCTCGGCCTCCTCCTTCTACTCTTCACAG GTGAGGTGTCGGGGGTGAATGTGACGAGCCAAACCCAAGTGGTGAGGGGCATCGTGGGCAAAGAAGCTCTGCTGTCCGTCAGCTACTCCAGCAGCAGCGCGGACAAGCCGGTAATCAAGTGGCAGGTGAAGAGGGACAAAGTGAAGCCCGTCACCGTGGTGCAGTCCATCGGTATCGACATCATCGGGAACCTTAGGCCGGAGTACCGGAACCGCATCCTGGTGTTCGAGAACGGCTCGCTGCTGCTTCACAACCTGCAGCTGTCGGACGAAGGATTGTACGAGGTGGAGATCTCCATCACGGATGACACCTTCACGGGGGAGCACTATATTGAGCTGACTGTGGATG TTCCAGTTTCCAAGCCCTACATCCAGATGGTGGCGTCATCTGTCCTCGAGTACAGCGAGCACTTCAACTTGCACTGTTCCCACGACAATGGCACCAAGCCCGTGTACGCTTGGCTGAAGGCAGGCAAGGTGCAGGCCAACGACTCCCGCCTGCTGCTCTCGCACGACCAAAAGGTGTTGACCATCGCCCGTGTCCTCATGTCGGACGACGACATCTACACCTGCATGGTGGAGAACGCCGTCAGCAGCATGAAGAGCACGCCCGTCAAGCTCACTGTCTACA GACGGAGCTCGCTGTACATCATCCTGTCCACCGGAGGCATTTTCCTTCTCATCACCCTGGTGACCGTGTGTGCATGCTGGAAGCCATCCAA aaAGAAACATAGACCCGTCCCGCAGCGAGCCCCCATCTACATGGAACAGGGAGAAAATGGACATGATA TCGACGTCGTCCCCAAACCAACCACCCTCGGTCGAAGGAGTCCCATGCCTCTGTATGTACTCAATGAAGAT GAGACTCTTGAGCGTTTGGAAGAAAGCGCTTGCAATGCCTACAGCCAATCAGAATTGAATTTCCCCGCAAGCTACGTCCCGGTCCTCCCCACCCATGGTCACAGAACTGAGCCGCCCATCTGGACCACCCCGCGCAGGTACTCGCGCAGCCCATCCCCGCTTGCACAGCTTCTCCCGCAAGTCTCGACGGGACCTCCACTAAGCCCCGCACGCTCGCCAGCCCACTCGCCCTGTTCGTCTCCGCGCAGTTTTAGCCCCATTCGAAAAGTTCGGCCTCCTGTCGGAATCCCAAACATTCGTCTTCCCGTGGAGGCGGAGAGTCCCGCGACCAGCGAGGAGACGCAGCAGGGTTCGCCCCAGCAGTGA
- the pde9ac gene encoding high affinity cGMP-specific 3',5'-cyclic phosphodiesterase 9A, which yields MLEKRVELEGLKVVEIEKCKNDLRKLRDEMTSRSGGRINCPCKYNFDDGKKVTPRRDVPNYPKYTLSQETVEALKKPTFDVWHWEHNEMLSCLEYMYHDLGLVKEFNMNPITLKRWLLAIQENYRNNPFHNFRHCFCVSQMMYGMIHLCNLQEKLTLTDMGILMTAAVCHDLDHPGYNNTYQINARTELAVRYNDISPLENHHCAVAFQILSLPECNIFANVDPEAFKQIRQAIITLILATDMARHGEILDSFKQKVDSFDFTNEEHVTCLKMVLIKCCDISNEVRPTEVAEPWVDCLLEEYFMQSDREKSEGLPVAPFMDRDKVTKPTAQIGFIKFVLIPMFETVMKLFPQIEEIMVQPLRDSRDHYEELKQIDDAMTEGSSFVFKFSKDFKKSESG from the exons ATGCTGGAGAAGAGAGTGGAAC TGGAGGGCTTGAAGGTGGTGGAGATTGAGAAGTGTAAAAATGATCTGAGGAAGCTTCGGGATGAGATGACATCCAGGAGTGGCGGCAG GATAAACTGCCCGTGTAAATACAATTTCGACGACGGGAAGAAGGTCACTCCGAGACGAGATGTTCCCAATTATCCAAAG TATACACTGTCTCAGGAGACTGTCGAGGCACTGAAGAAGCCAACGTTTGACGTCTGGCACTGGGAGCACAACGAG ATGCTGAGCTGTTTGGAGTATATGTACCATGACTTGGGTCTCGTGAAAGAATTCAACATGAACCCAATCACACTCAAACGCTGGCTG TTGGCCATCCAGGAGAACTACCGCAACAACCCCTTCCACAACTTCCGTCATTGCTTCTGCGTGAGTCAGATGATGTACGGCATGATCCACCTCTGCAACCTGCAG gAGAAGCTGACTCTCACTGATATGGGCATTCTAATGACAGCTGCGGTGTGTCACGACCTGGACCACCCTGGATACAACAACAC GTATCAAATCAACGCTCGTACGGAGCTAGCGGTGCGCTACAACGACATCTCACCGCTGGAGAATCATCACTGCGCGGTGGCTTTCCAAATTCTTTCCCTTCCCGAGTGCAACATCTTTGCAAATGTGGATCCCGAAGCATTTAAACAGATTCGACAG GCTATAATCACCCTCATCCTGGCCACTGACATGGCCAGACATGGCGAGATACTGGACTCATTCAAGCAGAAAGTGGACAGCTTTGACTTTACCAATGAGGAGCATGTGACATGT cTCAAGATGGTATTGATCAAATGCTGTGACATCTCCAATGAAGTGCGACCGACCGAGGTGGCCGAACCGTGGGTGGACTGTCTTTTGGAGGAGTACTTCATGCAG AGTGACCGGGAGAAGTCGGAGGGCCTCCCGGTGGCCCCCTTCATGGACAGAGACAAAGTCACCAAGCCCACCGCTCAAATCGGCTTCATCAAGTTTGTGCTCATCCCAATGTTTGAAACAGTCATGAAG CTTTTCCCTCAAATTGAGGAGATCATGGTTCAACCCCTGAGGGACTCCCGGGACCACTACGAGGAGCTGAAACAAATTGACGATGCCATGACAGAG